The Phoenix dactylifera cultivar Barhee BC4 chromosome 17, palm_55x_up_171113_PBpolish2nd_filt_p, whole genome shotgun sequence genome contains a region encoding:
- the LOC103701080 gene encoding WD repeat-containing protein DWA2 isoform X1: MQGGSTGIVYGGLKYQARCIADVKADPDHTSFLAGTLSLREENEVHLIRLSPSGTELVCEGLFYHPSEIWDLKSCPFDPRIFSTVFTSGETYGASIWKIPELYGQSNAPQLEQLVSLNEHSFKIKCVLWWPLGKHDKLISIDEGNLFLWSIDSSSKIAKVISKESVGMLHNLSGGAWDPHDQNAVAAICGSSLQFWDLRTMKKTNAIEHAQVRDVDYNPKKQHILATAEDECGIRLWDLRMPRLPAKELPGHAHWTWAVRYNPEYDELILSAGTDSAVNLWLASTTGSDDSAAESLVDSPTRQIDPLLNSYNDYEDSVYGVAWSCQGAFNVCIIVL; encoded by the exons ATGCAGGGAGGCTCCACCGGCATCGTCTACGGCGGCCTCAAGTACCAG GCCAGATGCATCGCCGACGTTAAAGCTGATCCGGACCACACCAGCTTCCTCGCCGGCACCCTCAGCCTTCGAGAAGAGAACGAG GTCCATTTGATCCGGCTCTCGCCCTCGGGAACGGAGCTCGTGTGCGAGGGCTTGTTCTACCACCCCAGCGAGATCTGGGATCTCAAGTCCTGCCCCTTCGATCCAAGAATCTTCTCCACCGTCTTCACCTCCG GTGAAACTTATGGAGCGTCCATTTGGAAGATTCCTGAGCTCTATGGTCAATCAAATGCCCCTCAACTAGAACAGCTTGTCTCTCTGAATGAACATTCTTTTAAGATCAAATG TGTCCTTTGGTGGCCATTGGGAAAGCATGATAAATTGATTAGCATTGATGAGGGAAATCTTTTCCTGTGGAGCATAGATTCTTCAAGTAAGATAGCTAAG GTGATATCAAAAGAATCTGTTGGTATGCTTCATAACTTGTCTGGTGGAGCATGGGACCCTCACGATCAGAATGCTGTTGCTGCAATATGTGGATCATCGCTTCAGTTTTGGGATCTTCGCACAATGAA GAAGACAAATGCAATTGAGCACGCACAAGTTAGGGATGTCGATTATAATCCCAAAAAGCAGCACATACTT GCCACGGCAGAGGATGAATGTGGGATACGGTTATGGGATCTTAGAATGCCTAGGCTTCCTGCAAAAGAGCTCCCTGGACATGCACATTG GACTTGGGCTGTTCGCTACAACCCAGAGTATGATGAGCTGAttttg AGTGCTGGAACAGATTCAGCTGTCAACTTGTGGTTGGCTTCTACCACTGGCAGTGATGATTCAGCAGCTGAAAG TCTAGTTGACTCACCTACGCGTCAGATAGATCCACTTCTCAACTCATACAATGACTATGAAGATAGCGTTTATG GTGTCGCATGGAGCTGTCAGGGAGCCTTCAATGTTTGCATCATTGTCTTATGA
- the LOC103701080 gene encoding WD repeat-containing protein DWA2 isoform X2 has product MQGGSTGIVYGGLKYQARCIADVKADPDHTSFLAGTLSLREENEVHLIRLSPSGTELVCEGLFYHPSEIWDLKSCPFDPRIFSTVFTSGETYGASIWKIPELYGQSNAPQLEQLVSLNEHSFKIKCVLWWPLGKHDKLISIDEGNLFLWSIDSSSKIAKVISKESVGMLHNLSGGAWDPHDQNAVAAICGSSLQFWDLRTMKKTNAIEHAQVRDVDYNPKKQHILATAEDECGIRLWDLRMPRLPAKELPGHAHWYILLLYRLGLFATTQSMMS; this is encoded by the exons ATGCAGGGAGGCTCCACCGGCATCGTCTACGGCGGCCTCAAGTACCAG GCCAGATGCATCGCCGACGTTAAAGCTGATCCGGACCACACCAGCTTCCTCGCCGGCACCCTCAGCCTTCGAGAAGAGAACGAG GTCCATTTGATCCGGCTCTCGCCCTCGGGAACGGAGCTCGTGTGCGAGGGCTTGTTCTACCACCCCAGCGAGATCTGGGATCTCAAGTCCTGCCCCTTCGATCCAAGAATCTTCTCCACCGTCTTCACCTCCG GTGAAACTTATGGAGCGTCCATTTGGAAGATTCCTGAGCTCTATGGTCAATCAAATGCCCCTCAACTAGAACAGCTTGTCTCTCTGAATGAACATTCTTTTAAGATCAAATG TGTCCTTTGGTGGCCATTGGGAAAGCATGATAAATTGATTAGCATTGATGAGGGAAATCTTTTCCTGTGGAGCATAGATTCTTCAAGTAAGATAGCTAAG GTGATATCAAAAGAATCTGTTGGTATGCTTCATAACTTGTCTGGTGGAGCATGGGACCCTCACGATCAGAATGCTGTTGCTGCAATATGTGGATCATCGCTTCAGTTTTGGGATCTTCGCACAATGAA GAAGACAAATGCAATTGAGCACGCACAAGTTAGGGATGTCGATTATAATCCCAAAAAGCAGCACATACTT GCCACGGCAGAGGATGAATGTGGGATACGGTTATGGGATCTTAGAATGCCTAGGCTTCCTGCAAAAGAGCTCCCTGGACATGCACATTGGTACATACTCTTATTGTACC GACTTGGGCTGTTCGCTACAACCCAGAGTATGATGAGCTGA
- the LOC103701082 gene encoding O-fucosyltransferase 16 isoform X2, whose protein sequence is MAPHRRRHHDRCPILAVPAISSLAASALVLLLVLALLSFFAPPLMDPPPLSHRRSHRHRKPSNLTVGDSGDLRRSTASVEIFRVPRGGGSVKGDLWVSKLSKHYHGCSNASSKFLAKAITVPGRYLMIATSGGLNQQRTGIVDSVVAARILNATLVVPKLDERSFWKDASNFAEIFDVDWFISFLSNDVKIVKELPKKGRKVVRAPYNMRVPRKCTPRCYQNRVLPVLLKKHVVQLSKFDYRLANKLETDLQRLRCRVNYHALRFTKSIQKMGDMLIRRMKAKGKHFIALHLRFEPDMLAFSGCYYGGGERERRELGAIRKRWKTLHISNPDKERRHGKCPLSPEEVGLMLRALGFGSDVHIYVASGEIYGGEETLAPLKALFPHFHSKETLASKEELAPFSSFSSRMAALDFIVCDGSDAFVTNNNGNMARILAGRRRYLGHKRTIRPNGKKLYSLFLRRANMTWEEFASKVRTFQKGFMGEPKEIRPGRGEFHENPTSCICENAEAKAAADSDFHSHKVGSQSINGNVGVHVGEPTYYNYTDEDLDWSDLDYGEVAPLGKNSFNGTNLDYDLFIRPEDSLLEEIISD, encoded by the exons GCCCTCCAATCTGACG GTGGGGGATTCTGGTGATCTCCGAAGGAGCACGGCCTCTGTGGAAATTTTCCGCGTTCCG CGTGGTGGAGGGAGCGTCAAAGGTGATCTCTGGGTCTCGAAGCTATCGAAGCACTACCATGGatgcagcaatgcgagcagtaAATTTCTAG CCAAAGCAATCACTGTTCCTGGTAGGTACTTGATGATCGCAACAAGCGGAGGCTTAAATCAACAAAGAACAGGA ATAGTGGATTCTGTTGTTGCAGCACGCATTTTGAATGCTACTCTAGTTGTTCCAAAGCTGGATGAAAGATCTTTTTGGAAAGATGCCAG CAATTTCGCcgaaatttttgatgttgacTGGTTCATCTCATTCCTCTCAAATGATGTTAAAATTGTAAAAGAGCTTCCAAAAAAGGGAAGGAAGGTTGTTAGGGCTCCATATAATATGCGTGTTCCAAGGAAGTGTACTCCAAGATGTTACCAAAATCGAGTCTTGCCTGTTCTTCTCAAGAAACAT GTTGTCCAGCTGTCGAAGTTTGATTATAGGCTTGCAAACAAGTTGGAGACAGATCTGCAAAGACTGAGATGTAGAGTTAACTATCATGCTTTAAGATTCACCAAATCAATTCAGAAAATGGGTGATATGTTGATACGTCGAATGAAGGCAAAAGGCAAGCATTTTATTGCCCTGCACCTGAG ATTTGAACCTGATATGCTTGCTTTTTCTGGGTGCTATTATGGTGGAGGTGAAAGGGAAAGGAGAGAACTTGGTGCCATTCGCAAGCGTTGGAAAACTTTACAT ATAAGCAACCCAGACAAGGAACGAAGGCATGGAAAATGCCCGCTGTCTCCGGAAGAGGTAGGACTTATGCTGAGGGCATTGGGCTTTGGCAGTGATGTTCACATCTATGTGGCATCTGGTGAAATATATGGAGGGGAAGAAACCCTGGCACCCCTGAAAGCACTCTTTCCCCATTTTCATTCAAAAGAAACTTTAGCCAGCAAGGAGGAACTGGCACCATTCTCCTCATTTTCATCTCGCATGGCTGCTCTTGATTTTATCGTATGTGATGGAAGTGATGCTTTTGTAACCAACAACAATGGTAACATGGCTAGAATTTTGGCTGGCCGAAG GAGATACCTTGGGCACAAGAGGACAATACGTCCTAATGGTAAAAAACTGTACTCTCTCTTCCTACGCCGAGCAAACATGACTTGGGAAGAATTTGCGTCAAAGGTGCGCACTTTTCAAAAAGGATTTATGGGGGAGCCTAAGGAGATAAGACCAGGTAGAGGTGAATTTCATGAAAATCCCACAAGTTGTATATGTGAAAATGCTGAGGCTAAGGCAGCAGCTGACTCTGATTTCCATAGTCACAAGGTTGGCAGTCAAAGCATAAATGGTAATGTAGGCGTGCATGTTGGTGAACCAACATATTATAATTATACTGATGAAGATCTGGATTGGAGTGACTTAGATTATGGAGAGGTTGCACCTCTAGGGAAAAATtcatttaatggcacaaatttgGACTATGATCTCTTCATAAGACCTGAGGACTCTTTGTTGGAAGAGATTATTTCAGATTAG
- the LOC103701082 gene encoding O-fucosyltransferase 16 isoform X1 encodes MAPHRRRHHDRCPILAVPAISSLAASALVLLLVLALLSFFAPPLMDPPPLSHRRSHRHRKPSNLTVGDSGDLRRSTASVEIFRVPRGGGSVKGDLWVSKLSKHYHGCSNASSKFLAAKAITVPGRYLMIATSGGLNQQRTGIVDSVVAARILNATLVVPKLDERSFWKDASNFAEIFDVDWFISFLSNDVKIVKELPKKGRKVVRAPYNMRVPRKCTPRCYQNRVLPVLLKKHVVQLSKFDYRLANKLETDLQRLRCRVNYHALRFTKSIQKMGDMLIRRMKAKGKHFIALHLRFEPDMLAFSGCYYGGGERERRELGAIRKRWKTLHISNPDKERRHGKCPLSPEEVGLMLRALGFGSDVHIYVASGEIYGGEETLAPLKALFPHFHSKETLASKEELAPFSSFSSRMAALDFIVCDGSDAFVTNNNGNMARILAGRRRYLGHKRTIRPNGKKLYSLFLRRANMTWEEFASKVRTFQKGFMGEPKEIRPGRGEFHENPTSCICENAEAKAAADSDFHSHKVGSQSINGNVGVHVGEPTYYNYTDEDLDWSDLDYGEVAPLGKNSFNGTNLDYDLFIRPEDSLLEEIISD; translated from the exons GCCCTCCAATCTGACG GTGGGGGATTCTGGTGATCTCCGAAGGAGCACGGCCTCTGTGGAAATTTTCCGCGTTCCG CGTGGTGGAGGGAGCGTCAAAGGTGATCTCTGGGTCTCGAAGCTATCGAAGCACTACCATGGatgcagcaatgcgagcagtaAATTTCTAG CAGCCAAAGCAATCACTGTTCCTGGTAGGTACTTGATGATCGCAACAAGCGGAGGCTTAAATCAACAAAGAACAGGA ATAGTGGATTCTGTTGTTGCAGCACGCATTTTGAATGCTACTCTAGTTGTTCCAAAGCTGGATGAAAGATCTTTTTGGAAAGATGCCAG CAATTTCGCcgaaatttttgatgttgacTGGTTCATCTCATTCCTCTCAAATGATGTTAAAATTGTAAAAGAGCTTCCAAAAAAGGGAAGGAAGGTTGTTAGGGCTCCATATAATATGCGTGTTCCAAGGAAGTGTACTCCAAGATGTTACCAAAATCGAGTCTTGCCTGTTCTTCTCAAGAAACAT GTTGTCCAGCTGTCGAAGTTTGATTATAGGCTTGCAAACAAGTTGGAGACAGATCTGCAAAGACTGAGATGTAGAGTTAACTATCATGCTTTAAGATTCACCAAATCAATTCAGAAAATGGGTGATATGTTGATACGTCGAATGAAGGCAAAAGGCAAGCATTTTATTGCCCTGCACCTGAG ATTTGAACCTGATATGCTTGCTTTTTCTGGGTGCTATTATGGTGGAGGTGAAAGGGAAAGGAGAGAACTTGGTGCCATTCGCAAGCGTTGGAAAACTTTACAT ATAAGCAACCCAGACAAGGAACGAAGGCATGGAAAATGCCCGCTGTCTCCGGAAGAGGTAGGACTTATGCTGAGGGCATTGGGCTTTGGCAGTGATGTTCACATCTATGTGGCATCTGGTGAAATATATGGAGGGGAAGAAACCCTGGCACCCCTGAAAGCACTCTTTCCCCATTTTCATTCAAAAGAAACTTTAGCCAGCAAGGAGGAACTGGCACCATTCTCCTCATTTTCATCTCGCATGGCTGCTCTTGATTTTATCGTATGTGATGGAAGTGATGCTTTTGTAACCAACAACAATGGTAACATGGCTAGAATTTTGGCTGGCCGAAG GAGATACCTTGGGCACAAGAGGACAATACGTCCTAATGGTAAAAAACTGTACTCTCTCTTCCTACGCCGAGCAAACATGACTTGGGAAGAATTTGCGTCAAAGGTGCGCACTTTTCAAAAAGGATTTATGGGGGAGCCTAAGGAGATAAGACCAGGTAGAGGTGAATTTCATGAAAATCCCACAAGTTGTATATGTGAAAATGCTGAGGCTAAGGCAGCAGCTGACTCTGATTTCCATAGTCACAAGGTTGGCAGTCAAAGCATAAATGGTAATGTAGGCGTGCATGTTGGTGAACCAACATATTATAATTATACTGATGAAGATCTGGATTGGAGTGACTTAGATTATGGAGAGGTTGCACCTCTAGGGAAAAATtcatttaatggcacaaatttgGACTATGATCTCTTCATAAGACCTGAGGACTCTTTGTTGGAAGAGATTATTTCAGATTAG